The region CGGCACGCCCCGGACCACGTTGCTACTCACGTCGTCCTGAGCCAGGGACCGCAGTGCGCCGTCCAGCGCCCCGGTTTCGTCGGGCAGCAGCACCGCGCGGTGACGCAGAGCCGCACGAGTGGTGGCCAGCGAGTACGCGACGTCGACCGGTCGTGCTCCGGACTCCGCCAGGTGGTCCCGCAACCGGCCCGCCAGCTCGCGCAGGGCCGCCGGTGTAGCGGCGGAAACGGGCATGACGACCGGGAGTTCTCCAGACGGACGTGCGTTGTCGGTTTCGCCGCGCACCGGCGACCACTCCGACAGCACGACGTGGCAGTTCGTCCCGCCCATGCCGAACGAGCTCACCCCGGCCACGAGTGGATCGCAGCCCGCGTCCGGTCGCTCCGGACCCGTGAGCACCCGGAGTCCCAAGCGGGGCAACGGGATCGCGGGATCGGGTTCCTCGAAGTTCAGGCTGGCCACCAGTTCCCGATTTCTGAGGCACAACACCGCCTTGATCAGGCCGGCGATGCCCGCAGCGCCTTCCAGGTGGCCGATGTTGGTCTTGACCGACCCCACCGGCAACGGCGAGCCCTCGCCGCGGGCCGTCCCGAGGACCGCGCCGAGCGCGGCGGCTTCGACCGGATCCCCCACCGGCGTACCTGTGCCGTGCAACTCGACGAAACCGACCGAAGCCGGGTCGATGCGCGCCCGCCGGTAGGCCTGCCGCAGCACCCGTTCCTGCGCTTCGCGGCTCGGCGCGGTGAAACCGCCCTCGCCCGGACCGTCGTTGTTGGTCGCGCTGCCCCGGATGACGCAGTAGATCTCGTCACCGTCGGCGATGGCCTTCGACAGCGTCTTGAGGACCACGACACCGCCGCCCTCACCGCGCACGTACCCGTTCGCGCGGGAGTCGAAGGTGTAGCAGCGCCCGTCCGGCGACAGCGCGCCGAAACCCTCCACCACGTGGTAGCCGTCCGGCGCGATGTTGAGGTTCACGCCGCCGGCGAGTGCCGCGGAACATTCGCCGTCGCGCAGGCTCCGGCACGCCAGGTGCACGGCCACCAGCGACGACGACTGCGCGCTGTCGACGGTCATGCTCGGACCGCGCAAGCCGTGCGCGTAGGAGACGCGGTTGGCGATCATGCCGCGGTTGGTGCCGGTCAGGGTGTGCTGCGTGGCGCGGTCCGCGGACCGGTGGCGGAGGGTGGCGTAGTCGTCCGAGGTGGCACCGATGAACACGCCGGTGCCGTCATCCGGCCCGCCCGGGACGATCCCGGCGTCCTCGAGGGCTTCCCACGTCAGCTCGAGGACCAGCCGCTGCTGCGGATCGAGCAGGGCCGCTTCCCGCGGCGAGATCCCGAAGAACTCCGCGTCGAAGCGGTCGACCTGGTCGAGGAAACCCGCGCGCAGCGGGTCACCGGAGACCGCCGTCGGCAGCTCCGGGCCGTCCGCGCTCCAGCGGGTCGCGGGGGCTTGGCCCACCGCGTCCACGCCGTCGCGCAGCAGCCGCCAGTACGCGGCGACGTCCGGCGCCCCCGGCAGCCGGCACGCCAGGCCGACCACCGCCACGGCCTCGTCCCCGGCGGTCACCGCGCCGCCGATCCCGACCTCATCGCTGCCTGCCACCCGAATCCACCGCTCCGGTCGTCACGCCGCTCGGAGGAACACGGGAAGCTCCGCGAACCCCCGCAATACCAGGTTGTTGATGCGCGGGGCGTCGTCGGTCGCGAGCTCGACGCGCAGTCCGGCCAGCGCGGTGAGCGCGACCTGCGTCGTCAGGCGCGCCAGCGGCGCCCCGACGCAGAAGTGCGCACCGATGCCGAAGCCGAGGTTGCGCTCGGGCTTGCGGGACACGTCCAGCCGGTCCGGGTCCGGGAACGCGGCCGGGTCGCGGTTGGCCGCGCCGACCAGCAGCATCGCGCCTTCGCCCGCGCTGACCGGCTGGTCGCCGATCTCGGTGTCCTGCAACGCGGTCCGCATGCCCGCGGTCTGCACCGGCGAGTCGTAGCGCAGCAGTTCCTCGACGACTCCGGCCACCTGGTCCGGGTGCGCGCGGAACCACTCGAACTGCTCCGGGTGGCGCAGCAGCGCGTTGACGCCGTTGCCGATCAGGTGGGCGGTGGAGAGGTAGCCGGCGCTCAGCAGCAGCCGGCAGGTGCTGACCAGTTCGCTCATGCTCAGGTTGCGGCCGTCCTCCTCCACCGCGACCAGCGCGCTGACCAGGTCGTCGGCCGGCTCGGCGCGCCTGCGCCGGGCCAGCTCGGCGAAGTAGCCGTCGAACTCGGTGCGGGCCTGGTCGCGGCGCTGCATCTCCTCGGGGCTGAGCATGAAGTCCGGGTCGAGACCGCGTCCGAGGGCGCTGGACCACTGCTCGAAGAGCGGCTTGTCCTGCGGCGGCATGCCGAGGAGTTCGCTGATCAGGTTGGACGGCAGGGCGAACGCCAGCTCGGCCATCAGGTCGACCGGCTCGTCCGCGGGCCCGGACATCGCCGCCGCCAGCAGCTCGCCGACCAGCCGTTCGGCCGTCGGGCGCAACCGCTCGACCATCCGCGCCGAGAACGCCTTGGTCACCAGCGACCGGATCCGGGTGTGGTCCGGCGGGTCCATGAACACGAACGGCCGCACCACGTTGCCCTCGGCGTCGTGGGTGATCTGGGAGGCGACCAGCCGGCCGTCGCCGTGGCCGAACTTCGGGTTGCGCAGCACCGCCGAGCATTCCCGGAAACCCGTGACGACCCACATTCCCGGCTGAGTGCACAACGCGGGAGCGGTTTCGCGCACCAACCGGAAGAACGGATACGGGTCGGCCTGGAATGCCGGATCCAGCGGGTCGAAAGGCAGCAGATTCGCCGCGAAGTCGAATTCGCCGGACGGCGTGTCGATATCGCCAACGGACATGGGCAACACCAATCGTCTCGATATCAAATTCGTACGGGCGCCGCCGCGCCGCGAAGGAGGTGCGGGAAAAGCGGCGGACCGCGAGGGTGGGGCGGGCGCGCGGTGCTAGGAGGATGCGGTGAGCGCGACCGGCACGCGCAGCGCCACCGTGTGCTTGCTGTTGCGCGCCCACGGAACGGGCCCGGTGAGCTCGATGCGCTCGACCCGGTCGAGCAGTTCCTCCAGCAGAACGCGCAGCTCCATCCGAGCCAGGGCGGGGCCGAGGCAGGTGTGCGCGCCGTGCCCGAAGGCCAGGTGCGGGTTCGGCGAGCGCCGGACGTCGAAGCGGAACGGGTCGGCGAACACCCGCTCGTCGCGGTTCGCCGAGGCCCACCAGAGCGTCACCTTGTCGCCCTCGCGGATCAGCACGTCGCGGAAGCGGATGTCCTCGGTGGCCGTCCGGCGGTTGTAGGGCGTCGGGCTCGACCAGCGCAAGGCCTCCTCCACCGCGCCGTCGAGCAGCGACCGGTCGGCGCGCAGGGCCTGCCACTGTTCGGGGTGCTCGACCAGGGCGAGCAGGCCGATCGCGATGGCGTTGCGGGTGGGCTCGGTGCCCGCCAGCGAGATCAGGTTGAAGAAGACCTCGCGCTCGTAGTCGACAAGCGGCGCCTGGCCGTGGCCCTCGGGGATCTCACCGGTGGCGATCAGCGACATGAAGTCGCCCGCGGGCTCGGCGCGCTTGGCCCGCACCAGTTCGCAGCCGTACTTGTACATGTCCAGCAGCGCCGCCTGGCTGCGGCCGGTCGCCTCGCCCTCGTCGCGGTCCTCGTAGCCCATGGCGATCTCGGCCCAGTCCACCAGCCGGCTCCAGTCCTGCCGGGGCACGCCCAGCAGCGCGGCGACGACCTCGACCGAGTACCGGCCGGCGACCTCGGCCTGCAGGTCGCAGGTCCCTCGCTCCAGCACCGTCGACACCAGCGCCGAGGCGCGTTCCCGCACCACCGGCTCCAGGGCGGCCACCGCGGAGGGGCACACCGCCGGGGAGACGATGTCCTTGATCAGCTGGTGCCGCGGGTCGTCCATCATGTTGAGCATCCCGCCGGCGTAGGTGCCCGCCGGGAGGTCGTCGAGGTGGGTGCCGCCGCCTTCCCGGCTTCCCCCGCCCTGGGAGGAGAAGACCGGGTTCGCGGCGGCTTCGACGACGTCCTCGTACCGGCTCAGCACCCAGAAGCTCTCACCGTCGCGGGTCCGCCCCGGCGGGTGCAGCAGGATCGGCTCGTCGGCGCGCAGCCTGTTGAAAACCTCGTGCGGGAACCCGCCGGAAAACCGGACCTGATCTGTCAGGTCGAAACCACCGAGGACCGCGGGGAGCTGATCGGAAACGGATTCCGACGCATTGCGCGACGTCGGTAATTCAGGCTGATCGACCGTCACTTGCTACCCCCAGGAACTTCCCTGCCATGCGGTGCGTCACAGCCTGCCGCAGCGCCGGTGATTCCGTCAAGTGCCTGCAAACGAATCCGATCAACCGCCATCAGGATGAGGAATTCACCGGACGGCCATGCCCACGCCCGCCAGAACAAAACGTTTCGGGCCCCGCAAGAATTCGCGGAGGCGGCGCACGCTGGGACTACGGTGACGCAATTGCGGGTATCCACAGGTGGTCCATCCAAAATGGACACGCATCGGCACGCGCCCGCAATGCGCCACTTCCGGCCACAAAACGGACACGACCGACGCGTTTCCGGCGTGGCCCGCTGCACGATGACGATCCGGTGGGCACGGGACTCCGGCCACCGTCGAGGTGCCGGGCAGGCCGCGGCACCTCGACGGCGAGGCGCGTCAGGCCGACCGCAGCGGCAGTTCGGCCAGACCGCGCAGGACCAGGCTCCCGGTGGGCGCGGGCCGCGGACCGTCGAGCACGAGCTCGTGCTCCACGAGCAGGCTCAGCGCGGCCTGCGCGGTGAGCCGCGCCAGCGGGGCACCGAGGCAGAAGTGGATGCCGACACCGAAACCGAGGTTGCGCCCGGGTTTGCGGGACACGTCGAGCCGGTCGGGGTCGTCGAACACCGCCGGGTCGCGGTTGGCCGCGGCCAGCAGCAACAGCACCGGAGAGCCGGCGGCGACGGCGTGGCCGTCGACCTCGGTGTCGCGCAGGGCCACCCGCGAGACGAGCTGGATCGGCCCGTCGAAGCGCAGCACCTCCTCGACGGCGTCGCCGACCCGGCCGGGGTTTGCGCGCAGCCACGCGAGCTGGTCCGGGTTCTCCAGCAGCGCGAGCATCCCGTTGCCGATGAGGTGGACCGTGGTGGCGTAGCCGGCGCTGAGCAGCAGCGTGCAGGTCACCACCAGTTCGGTCGCGGTGAGCCGGTCGCCCTCCTGCTCGACGGCGACCAGCGCGCTCACCAGGTCGTCGCCCGGCTCCGCCCGCCGGCGGGCCGCCAGCTCGGCGAAGTACTCGTGGAAGTGCGCCCGCGCCTCCTCGCGCCTGGCCAGCTGGTCGGGCGACTGCATGAAGTCCGGGTCCAGCCCGCGGCCCATCGCCTCGGCCCAGGCGCGGAAGCGCTCCTGGTACTCCGGGTCGACGCCGAGCAGTTCGCACAGCAGCCGTCCGGTCAGCGGATACGCGACCTGCTGGATGACGTCGGCGCTGCCGCCGCCTGCCAGCGCCGCGGCCAGCGACTCGCGAGCCAGCTCCTGCGCGCGCGGACGCAGCCGCTCCACGATCCGCGCCGAGAACGCGCTGGTCACCAGCGAGCGGATGCGGGTGTGCTCCGGCGGATCGGCGAAGGTCAGCGGCCGCACCGTGTTGCCTTCGTCGTCGGTGGTGAAGTGTCCGGCGGCCAGTTCGGCCTCACCCCAGCCGAAAGCCTGGTCGCGCAGCACGGCCGACACCTGCCGGTGCCCCGAGACCAGCCACAGGCCGCCCGGGGTGGCGGTGACCGGGCCGGATTCCCGGATCTCCCGGTAGACGCGGTGCGGGTCGGCGCGGAACTCCGGGTCGAATGGGTCGAACAGCAGCAGTTGCCGGACCACGTTGGAGTCGACGGGTGGTGCACCCTCGGTCGTCGACATGTCTGGAGCACCTTTCGTGAGTCCCCGCGGATGCCGTGCCGGGCGGGAAACTGCGGGCGCCCACCAATGGCGGATCTCGGCGGGGAGAGGAACGGTTCGGGAGCCGTGCGTCCGCGAACCGCTTGACGGAGCACTGTTCCCCAGATGCATTGCGACGTGACAACCGGCGCGGTGGGCCTAGCAGGACGGCTCTTCGCCATCCATCCCCCGATCGGGTGTCGGGCGGAGGCTAACACGGCCCCATCCGACCGTCAACGCTTTCCGCGCTCGCCGATCGGCGACGAATGTCGTTTCACGGCAAGGAATTCCCGCGCCGACCGACTGAGTACCCCATCTCCGGGAGTCGGCCTGGACGAGCCGCGGCACGGCAGCCGCGTCCGCTCTCGGTGGCGGAAGGCGACTCGGACGCGACGGCGCGACGGGGGTCCACTGTGGTCTCGCGGAGGGAGCGGCAGGCACCGCGCCGGAGTCCGAGAGCGCAGCACTCAGGGGGCCGGCGATCCTGGGCCCGCGTCGCCCACCGGGTCGACGTAGCGCATGACCAGCGTGGCGACCACGTCGGTGCCCGGTGCCTCGTAGACGTGGTCGGCACCGCCGTCGAAGCGGAGGTAGTCGCCCGGCCCCAGCGTCACCGGGTCCTGCTCGGGACCGGCGACCAGCGTTCCGGAGTGGACGAGGAGCTGCTCGACGACCCGGGGGCGGTGGCCGGGCGAGACGTACCGGCTGCCGGCCCGCGCGTACAACCGGTAGATCTCCTGCCGGAAGCCGCCGATGGCGGTGCGGTCCATCAGCTGCACGTCGATGGTGCGCCCGGAGAGGTCGGCACCGCCCGCGCGCACGAGCACCTGCCGGTCGCCGTCGGCCGCCTCGGTCTCGACGAGCAGTTCACCGAGCGGCACTTCCAGCACCTGCGCGAGCGCGTAGAGCGTCTCCAGCGTCGGGTTGCGCTGGCCGGCCTCCAGCTCCGACAACGTGCCCTTGCCGATCGCGGCGCGGCGGGCGACCTCCGACAGCGACAGGCCGCGCACGGACCGGACCGCGCGCAGGTTCGCACCCACCACCTTGACCAGTTCCAACCGGCCTCCTAGCATCCGATCGTTCCACAAACAGAACGATCCGCGAACGGAAGTCACGTGCAGCTGCGCCCGCGCGCCTCCCGCGTGCTCCCAGTGTCCTCCCTGGTGGCCGGAGCCATCACCACGCTGGTCGGGGTCACCAGCTCGGCCGCCATCGTGTTCCAGGCCGCCCGGGCGCTCGGCGCGGGCCCGGCCGAGATCGGCTCGTGGGTGCTGGCGCTGGGCGTGGGCATCGGCATCACCTCGATCACGCTGTCCCTCCGCCACCGCGCACCGGTGGTCACCGCCTGGTCCACGCCGGGCGCCGCCCTGCTGGCCGCGAGCGCACAAGGTACCTCGATGGCCGAGGCGGTCGGCGCGTTCCTCGTGGCGGCCGCCCTGACGGTGCTGGTCGGGGTCACCGGCTGGTTCGAGAAGGCGGTCGACCTCATCCCCGCCTCGATCGCGTCCGCCCTGCTCGGCGGCGTGCTGCTGCGCTTCGGCCTCGACGTCTTCACCACCATGCGGACGCAGTTCTGGCTGGTGCTGGCGATGCTGGTCGGCTACCTGGTGTGCAAGGCTCTGGTCCCCCGGTACGCGGTCCTGGCCGCTCTCGTCGCGGGGGTCGCGTTCGCGGCCGCGCGGGGAACCCTCCACTTCGAAGGGGTCCGGCTCGCCACGGCGGTACCGGTGCTCACCTGGCCCGACTGGTCCGCGCACGCGGTGGTCGGCATCGCGGTCCCGCTGTTCGTGATCACCATGACCTCGCAGAACCTGCCGGGCGTGGTCACGTTGCGCGCGCACGGCTACACGACGCCGGTCTCGCCGGTGCTGTCGTGGACCGGTCTGGCCAACCTCGTCCTGGCGCCGCTGGGCTGCTTCGGCATCAACCTCGCCGCCATCACGGCCGCGCTGTGCATGGGCCCCGACGCGCACCGCGACCCCGGGCAGCGATATCGGGCCGCCGTCGTCTCCGGCGTCTTCTACCTGCTGCTGGGAGTGTTCGGCGCGGCGCTCGGCAGCGTGCTCGGCGCGTTCCCGGTCGCGCTTGTCGCCGCGCTCGCCGGCATCGGACTGCTCGACACCATCGGCGGCTCGCTGGCGAACGCGACCGCCGACCCCGCCGGCCGCACCGCCGCGTTGATCGCGTTCCTGGTGACCGCCTCGGGGCTCGCGCCGTTCGGGATCGCGTCGGTGTTCTGGGGCCTGGTCGCCGGACTCGCCGCCCACGCGATCAGCCGCATGTCCAGGCTCCGCGAACGCGGCACCGCCGGAGACGTACAACTCGTCCACAGTGGTGAGTCCTGAGGTGAACGCCCGGGCCGGCCGAAAGCCGATTACACTACCCCCCTATAGTATGCCTATCGTGGTCTCGCGCCCGCGACGGCCGCATGGACGCGCACCGCATGCCGTCCGCGACTGGAGGGGTGGATGAACACCGCAGCGAGGCTTTCCGCCTACGGCGCGGCGCTCGCGCTCGTGTTCGGCGGCGCGTGGGCGGCCGGGGCCGCCCTCGGCCAATCCCCGGGCAACGCGGCGCAGGAACCACACGGCCACACGGCGGAGGATGCTCTTGCCGGGCACTTCGGCCCTGAGCACCCCGATGATGGCCACGGCCATGGCGGCGAGGAACACAGCCACGGCGCGGAACCGGTCCCTGCCGGGCTGCCGTCGACCAACGGCGGCTACACCCTCTCCCCCACCACGACGACGCTGCCGCGTGGCATTGTCAGCGAGTTCTCCTTCCGCATCACCGCTCCGAGCGGGAAGGCGGTGACCGGGTTCAAGGTCGAGCACGACAAGCGGATGCACCTCGTGCTCGTGCGCCGGGACACCACGGGCTACCAGCACCTGCACCCGGAGATGTCCCCCGACGGCACGTGGCGGGTTCCGATGCGCATCGACACGGCCGGGACCTACCGCGTGTTCGCCGACTTCGTCCCGGCAGGCGG is a window of Saccharopolyspora erythraea NRRL 2338 DNA encoding:
- a CDS encoding cytochrome P450, which codes for MSVGDIDTPSGEFDFAANLLPFDPLDPAFQADPYPFFRLVRETAPALCTQPGMWVVTGFRECSAVLRNPKFGHGDGRLVASQITHDAEGNVVRPFVFMDPPDHTRIRSLVTKAFSARMVERLRPTAERLVGELLAAAMSGPADEPVDLMAELAFALPSNLISELLGMPPQDKPLFEQWSSALGRGLDPDFMLSPEEMQRRDQARTEFDGYFAELARRRRAEPADDLVSALVAVEEDGRNLSMSELVSTCRLLLSAGYLSTAHLIGNGVNALLRHPEQFEWFRAHPDQVAGVVEELLRYDSPVQTAGMRTALQDTEIGDQPVSAGEGAMLLVGAANRDPAAFPDPDRLDVSRKPERNLGFGIGAHFCVGAPLARLTTQVALTALAGLRVELATDDAPRINNLVLRGFAELPVFLRAA
- a CDS encoding cytochrome P450 is translated as MTVDQPELPTSRNASESVSDQLPAVLGGFDLTDQVRFSGGFPHEVFNRLRADEPILLHPPGRTRDGESFWVLSRYEDVVEAAANPVFSSQGGGSREGGGTHLDDLPAGTYAGGMLNMMDDPRHQLIKDIVSPAVCPSAVAALEPVVRERASALVSTVLERGTCDLQAEVAGRYSVEVVAALLGVPRQDWSRLVDWAEIAMGYEDRDEGEATGRSQAALLDMYKYGCELVRAKRAEPAGDFMSLIATGEIPEGHGQAPLVDYEREVFFNLISLAGTEPTRNAIAIGLLALVEHPEQWQALRADRSLLDGAVEEALRWSSPTPYNRRTATEDIRFRDVLIREGDKVTLWWASANRDERVFADPFRFDVRRSPNPHLAFGHGAHTCLGPALARMELRVLLEELLDRVERIELTGPVPWARNSKHTVALRVPVALTASS
- a CDS encoding cytochrome P450, which translates into the protein MSTTEGAPPVDSNVVRQLLLFDPFDPEFRADPHRVYREIRESGPVTATPGGLWLVSGHRQVSAVLRDQAFGWGEAELAAGHFTTDDEGNTVRPLTFADPPEHTRIRSLVTSAFSARIVERLRPRAQELARESLAAALAGGGSADVIQQVAYPLTGRLLCELLGVDPEYQERFRAWAEAMGRGLDPDFMQSPDQLARREEARAHFHEYFAELAARRRAEPGDDLVSALVAVEQEGDRLTATELVVTCTLLLSAGYATTVHLIGNGMLALLENPDQLAWLRANPGRVGDAVEEVLRFDGPIQLVSRVALRDTEVDGHAVAAGSPVLLLLAAANRDPAVFDDPDRLDVSRKPGRNLGFGVGIHFCLGAPLARLTAQAALSLLVEHELVLDGPRPAPTGSLVLRGLAELPLRSA
- a CDS encoding helix-turn-helix domain-containing protein gives rise to the protein MELVKVVGANLRAVRSVRGLSLSEVARRAAIGKGTLSELEAGQRNPTLETLYALAQVLEVPLGELLVETEAADGDRQVLVRAGGADLSGRTIDVQLMDRTAIGGFRQEIYRLYARAGSRYVSPGHRPRVVEQLLVHSGTLVAGPEQDPVTLGPGDYLRFDGGADHVYEAPGTDVVATLVMRYVDPVGDAGPGSPAP
- a CDS encoding benzoate/H(+) symporter BenE family transporter translates to MQLRPRASRVLPVSSLVAGAITTLVGVTSSAAIVFQAARALGAGPAEIGSWVLALGVGIGITSITLSLRHRAPVVTAWSTPGAALLAASAQGTSMAEAVGAFLVAAALTVLVGVTGWFEKAVDLIPASIASALLGGVLLRFGLDVFTTMRTQFWLVLAMLVGYLVCKALVPRYAVLAALVAGVAFAAARGTLHFEGVRLATAVPVLTWPDWSAHAVVGIAVPLFVITMTSQNLPGVVTLRAHGYTTPVSPVLSWTGLANLVLAPLGCFGINLAAITAALCMGPDAHRDPGQRYRAAVVSGVFYLLLGVFGAALGSVLGAFPVALVAALAGIGLLDTIGGSLANATADPAGRTAALIAFLVTASGLAPFGIASVFWGLVAGLAAHAISRMSRLRERGTAGDVQLVHSGES